Proteins encoded within one genomic window of Catharus ustulatus isolate bCatUst1 chromosome 10, bCatUst1.pri.v2, whole genome shotgun sequence:
- the XRN1 gene encoding 5'-3' exoribonuclease 1 isoform X4: MGVPKFYRWISERYPCLSQVLKEHQIPEFDNLYLDMNGIIHQCSHPNDDDVHFRISEDKIFANIFHYLEVLFRIIKPRKVFFMAVDGVAPRAKMNQQRGRRFRSAKEAEEKIKKALEKGETLPTEARFDSNCITPGTEFMARLNEHLKYFVNMKISTDKSWQGITVYLSGHETPGEGEHKIMEFIRSEKAKPHHDPNTRHCLYGLDADLIMLGLTSHEAHFALLREEVRFGGKKAQRVCAPEETTFHLLHLSLMREYIDYEFSPVKDKISFEYDIERIIDDWILMGFLVGNDFIPHLPHLHINHDALPLLYRTYMAILPELGGYINENGHLNLERFEKYLTRLSDFDREHFSEVFVDLKWFESKVGNKYLNEAAGIAAEEARKNKQKKQKAQENSISLAALEKNEGEVTPKTTLEDEPEDDDLFETEFRQYKRTYYMTKMGVEVVSDAFLADQAECYVQAIQWILHYYYHGVQSWSWYYPYHYAPYLSDIHNISELKIKFELGKPFMPFEQLLAVLPAASKDLLPKCYQHLMTSQDSPIIEYYPPDFKTDLNGKQQEWEAVVLIPFIDEKRLLQAMESCNKGLKEEEKRRNTHSACLMYWYDKDAEFQYLSPWPEKFPAIEKCHTRYKTIPLDAWHVEITHNKITKINKNALYFCGFPTLKHIKHKFYLKKSGVQVFQQSSHGENMMLEIIVDENSKDQVVENVASSILGKRVFVNWPHLEEARVVAVSDGETKFYLEEPHGTQKLYMGNAVPPTKVAYVGDKEQSMWVKEVQGISEQYQRRKGIIIHETSVVVYAQLLTGNRYQLNQNGEVYLEKQWSKQVLPFVYQTVVKDIKAFDSRFSSIKTLGDLFPPGSTAFMLGSPYYGCMGEVQDSHDVISEGRIRVVFNIPCEPQLDTLIQNQHKYSVKYNPAYILASRLGVSGYLVSRFTGSIFIGRGSKKNPHGDHKANVGLNLKFNKKNEEVPGYTKKVGNEWMYSSAVEQLLAEYLERVPELFNYVAKNSQEDICYEDDIWPGEDENGAEKVQEIVAWLKAHPVSALSRSSCDLQILDAAIVEKIEEEIEKCKQRKSNKKVRVTVKPHLLYRPLEQQKGVVPDRDAEYRLFDRVVNVRENFSVPVGLRGTVIGIKGATRETDVLFEVLFDEEFLGGLTIRCSPARGYRLPSSALINLSHGSRSEMGNQKLMAIVKPQPAVNNYNSYASDVSSVCSQKVHLGGLNHSPRSLFVPTQQLNGRQHYNLRAENQGNSNSPQKGSFLSGNQKNKAQSKQDDEFCSIWQSLQSSGKSHHIQQNMHEKGAVLPQEIKLGTGHQFYKPGFNDGSFKCQQRKQEPYKKFKEDSKITRGESQPHNKMSNQQNFAGVNKYNVKLLKRNGSPNMPVIQKAAVDGPCTSGKKDNELESLLASLKISKENEVQTYSKEARSTNEEHLSPQSFAMKGTQMLKEILKIDGSDLQTRNEVKSQVNDVPAPASRQDCHGAAVQYRPTKKMAAYMNKHSPGGPQNTPVMETGGHPFTCAQPPLSTVSELSRICSLLGMSQPDFSFLKTPQTMTVCHIKLSNGLLVHGPQCHSEAEAKEKAALFALQRLGSIGVNFASPPPPPVFPNYQPLGVPVPPGSIPPVFAQPPANMMPPSSHMFGPVSWGTPVPKHYYPGSYPGNVSLAGTIPVGSHNQFIPLQLCSSLSVSGKGTK, translated from the exons ATTCCAGAATTTGACAACTTGTACCTGGACATGAATGGCATTATACACCAGTGTTCACATCCAAATGATGATGATGTCCACTTCAGAATCTCAGAAGATAAGATTTTTGCCAATATTTTTCACTATTTGGAAGTACTATTTCGCATTATTAAACCAAGAAAGGTTTTCTTCATGGCTGTTGATGGAGTAGCTCCAAGAGCAAAAATGAATCAGCAGCGTGGGAGACGTTTTAG ATCAGCAaaagaggcagaggaaaaaataaaaaaggcattGGAAAAGGGAGAAACTCTCCCTACAGAAGCCAGATTTGACTCCAACTGTATTACACCAG GAACTGAATTCATGGCCAGATTGAATGAGcatcttaaatattttgtaaatatgaAGATTTCCACAGACAAATCCTGGCAAGGAATAACCGTCTACTTATCAGGCCACGAG ACTCCAGGGGAAGGTGAGCATAAAATTATGGAGTTCATCAgatcagaaaaagcaaagcccCATCATGATCCAAACACAAGACACTGTCTCTATGGCTTAGATGCTGACTTG ATAATGCTGGGATTAACAAGTCATGAGGCACACTTTGCACTCCTAAGAGAAGAAGTCAGATTTGGTGGTAAAAAGGCTCAAAG AGTATGTGCACCAGAGGAAACTACGTTTCATTTACTGCACTTATCACTGATGAGAGAATATATTGATTATGAATTTTCCCCAGTAAAA gacAAGATTTCTTTTGAATACGATATTGAAAGGATAATAGATGATTGGATCTTAATGGGTTTCCTTGTAGGAAATGATTTTATTCCTCATCTACCTCATTTACACATTAATCATGATGCACTGCCACTACTTTATAGAACATACATGGCTATCTTGCCAGAACTGGGAG GTTACATCAATGAAAATGGACATCTGAATTTAGAACGTTTTGAGAAATATCTCACAAGATTGTCAGAT TTTGATCGTGAGCACTTCAGTGAAGTCTTTGTTGACCTAAAATGGTTTGAAAGTAAAGTGGGCAATAAATACCTCAACGAGGCAGCTGGGATTGCAGCAGAGGAagccagaaaaaataaacagaagaaacaaaag GCTCAGGAAAATTCTATATCTTTGgctgctttagaaaaaaatgaaggtgAAGTCACCCCTAAAA CCACATTGGAAGATGAACCAGAAGATGATGATCTGTTTGAAACTGAGTTTAGGCAATACAAAAGAACTTACTACATGACTAAAATGGGTGTAGAAGTAGTGTCTGA tgcCTTCTTGGCTGATCAAGCTGAATGTTATGTCCAGGCAATACAATGGATTTTGCATTATTATTACCATGGGGTTCAATCATGGAGCTG GTATTACCCTTATCATTATGCACCTTACCTGTCAGATATTCACAACATCAGTGAACTCAAAATCAAATTTGAACTAGGAAAACCTTTCATGCCATTTGAACAGCTTCTTGCTGTACTTCCAGCAGCTAGCAAAGATCTGCTACCCAAATGTTACCAG CACTTGATGACGAGTCAAGACTCTCCTATTATAGAATATTATCCACCTGATTTTAAAACTGACCTAAATGGCAAACAGCAGGAATGGGAAGCTGTGGTATTAATCCCGTTTATTGATGAG AAACGACTACTGCAGGCCATGGAATCCTGTAATAAGGGCCTAAAAGAAGAGGAGAAACGAAGAAACACTCACAGTGCTTGCTTAATGTACTGGTATGACAAAGATGCTGAGTTCCAGTACCTGTCACCATGGCCGGAGAAATTCCCTGCAATAGAAAAATGTCACACGAG GTATAAAACAATACCTTTGGATGCTTGGCATGTAGAAATAACGCACAATAAGATAACTAAAATCAACAAGAATGCATTATATTTTTGTGGATTTCCTACTTTAAAGCACATTAAACATAAG TTCTATCTTAAAAAAAGTGGTGTACAAGTGTTTCAGCAAAGCAGCCATGGAGAGAACATGATGTTAGAAATCATAGTTGATGAGAACTCAAAAGACCAG gtggTAGAAAATGTTGCCAGTTCGATACTGGGAAAGCGAGTTTTTGTTAACTGGCCCCACCTTGAAGAAGCCAGAGTTGTTGCTGTGTCAGATGGAGAAACCAA GTTTTATTTGGAAGAACCACATGGCACACAGAAGCTTTACATGGGAAATGCAGTGCCCCCAACTAAAGTGGCTTATGTTGGAGATAAGGAACAAAGCATGTGGGTAAAAGAAGTTCAAGGCATTTCAGAGCA GTaccagagaaggaaaggaataatTATCCATGAAACATCAGTAGTTGTATATGCTCAGTTACTCACTGGTAATAGATATCAACTAAACCAAAATGGAGAAGTTTATTTGGAGAAGCAGTGGTCTAAACAAGTTCTTCCCTTTGTTTACCAAACAGTTGTCAAG GATATCAAAGCCTTTGACTCTCGTTTTTCAAGCATCAAAACTTTGGGTGATTTGTTTCCTCCTGGAAGTACAGCCTTCATGCTGGGATCTCCTTACTACGGCTGCATGGGAGAA GTTCAGGATTCACACGATGTGATCTCAGAAGGTAGAATCCGGGTAGTTTTTAATATTCCATGTGAACCCCAGCTTGATACTTTAATACAGAACCAGCAT aaatattctgtgaaatacaATCCTGCGTATATTTTGGCCAGCCGTCTTGGAGTAAGTGGATATCTTGTCTCCAGATTTACAGGGAGTATCTTTATTGGAAGAGGATCAAAGAAGAA tccTCATGGTGATCACAAAGCAAATGTGGGGCTGAACCTGAAGTTcaataagaaaaatgaagaagttCCTGGCTATACTAAGAAAGTTGGAAATGAATGGATGTATTCTTCTGCAGTAGAACAACTACTTGCTGAGTATTTAGAAAG ggtGCCTGAACTATTTAATTATGTAGCCAAGAACAGCCAGGAAGATATCTGCTACGAAGATGACATTTGGCCTGGAGAGGATGAGAATGG AGCTGAGAAAGTGCAAGAAATTGTTGCCTGGTTGAAAGCACATCCTGTGTCTGCTTTGTCTCGCTCATCTTGTGACTTGCAAATTTTGGATGCAGCCATTGTTGAGAAAATTGAAGAAGAAATAGAGAAGTGCAAG cAGAGGAAGAGCAACAAGAAGGTGCGAGTAACTGTGAAACCCCATTTGCTGTACAGA CCACTAGAACAGCAGAAGGGGGTTGTTCCAGATCGAGATGCAGAGTACAGGCTGTTTGACCGCGTTGTCAATGTCAGAGAGAACTTCTCTGTCCCTGTTGGTCTGCGAGGCACCGTTATTGGAATTAAAGGAG CTACTAGAGAAACAGATGTGCTCTTTGAAGTTTTGTTTGATGAAGAATTCCTTGGAGGCCTCACTATAAG GTGTTCACCTGCCAGAGGTTATCGCCTGCCCTCAAGTGCCTTAATTAACCTGTCTCATGGTAGTCGGTCGGAAATGGGAAATCAAAAGCTGATGGCCATAGTAAAACCTCAGCCAGCAGTGAATAACTACAACTCATATGCATCTGATGTGTCATCTGTATGCTCACAAAAAGTGCATCTGGGAGGCCTCAACCATTCTCCTCGCTCCCTTTTTGTTCCTACTCAA CAGCTGAATGGAAGACAGCATTACAATCTCAGGGCTGAAAATCAGGGCAATTCTAACTCACCCCAGAAAGGATCATTTCTGAGTGgcaatcagaaaaataaa GCACAGAGTAAGCAAGATGATGAATTCTGCAGTATATGGCAGTCATTGCAGAGTTCTGGGAAGTCTCATCACATTCAACAAAACATGCATGAGAAG GGTGCAGTTCTACCTCAGGAAATCAAACTGGGAACTGGCCATCAGTTTTATAAGCCAGGCTTCAATGACGGCAGCTTTAAATGTcagcaaagaaaacaggagCCTTATAAAAAGT TTAAAGAAGATTCCAAAATTACAAGAGGTGAAAGTCAGCCACATAATAAAATGTCAAACCAACAG aattttgcaGGTGTGAATAAGTACAATGTCAAACTGTTGAAGAGGAATGGAAGTCCCAACATGCCTGTAATTCAGAAGGCTGCAGTTGATGGTCCCTGCACAAGTGGAAAG AAGGACAATGAACTGGAAAGCCTTCTAGCTTCCTTgaaaatttccaaagaaaatgaagtgcaGACTTATTCCAAAGAAGCAAGATCTACAAACGAGGAACATCTGTCGCCACAGTCATTTGCTATG aaaggaacaCAGATGCTCAAAGAGATTTTGAAGATAGATGGCTCAGATCTGCAAACAAGGAATGAAGTGAAATCGCAAGTTAATgatgttcctgctcctgctaGTAGACAGGATTGCCATGGAGCTGCCGTGCAATACagaccaacaaaaaaaatgg CTGCTTATATGAACAAGCATAGCCCTGGAGGACCCCAGAACACACCAGTGATGGAAACTGGAGGTCACCCTTTCACTTGTGCACAACCTCCACTGTCTACTGTTTCTGAGCTTTCTCGTATTTGTTCTCTTCTTGGAATGTCGCAACCAGATTTCTCTTTCCTAAAAACACCACAG ACCATGACAGTTTGCCACATAAAGCTGTCAAATGGTTTATTGGTTCACGGACCGCAGTGTCATTCCGAAGCTGAAGCAAAGGAGAAAGCCGCACTTTTTGCTTTACAGCGCTTG GGTTCTATAGGAGTAAACTTTGCTTCGCCTCCACCTCCACCAGTGTTTCCAAATTACCAACCATTAGGAGTTCCTGTACCACCTGGATCAATTCCTCCAGTATTTGCACAGCCCCCTG CTAATATGATGCCTCCATCATCCCACATGTTTGGTCCAGTGTCCTGGGGAACTCCAGTGCCTAAGCATTATTATCCTGGCTCCTATCCAGGAAATGTGTCTCTTGCAGGAACTATACCAGTTGGTTCTCACAATCAGTTTATACCTCTGCAG TTATGTTCTTCTCTTTCTGTATCTGGAAAGGGGACAAAGTGA
- the XRN1 gene encoding 5'-3' exoribonuclease 1 isoform X1 — protein MGVPKFYRWISERYPCLSQVLKEHQIPEFDNLYLDMNGIIHQCSHPNDDDVHFRISEDKIFANIFHYLEVLFRIIKPRKVFFMAVDGVAPRAKMNQQRGRRFRSAKEAEEKIKKALEKGETLPTEARFDSNCITPGTEFMARLNEHLKYFVNMKISTDKSWQGITVYLSGHETPGEGEHKIMEFIRSEKAKPHHDPNTRHCLYGLDADLIMLGLTSHEAHFALLREEVRFGGKKAQRVCAPEETTFHLLHLSLMREYIDYEFSPVKDKISFEYDIERIIDDWILMGFLVGNDFIPHLPHLHINHDALPLLYRTYMAILPELGGYINENGHLNLERFEKYLTRLSDFDREHFSEVFVDLKWFESKVGNKYLNEAAGIAAEEARKNKQKKQKAQENSISLAALEKNEGEVTPKTTLEDEPEDDDLFETEFRQYKRTYYMTKMGVEVVSDAFLADQAECYVQAIQWILHYYYHGVQSWSWYYPYHYAPYLSDIHNISELKIKFELGKPFMPFEQLLAVLPAASKDLLPKCYQHLMTSQDSPIIEYYPPDFKTDLNGKQQEWEAVVLIPFIDEKRLLQAMESCNKGLKEEEKRRNTHSACLMYWYDKDAEFQYLSPWPEKFPAIEKCHTRYKTIPLDAWHVEITHNKITKINKNALYFCGFPTLKHIKHKFYLKKSGVQVFQQSSHGENMMLEIIVDENSKDQVVENVASSILGKRVFVNWPHLEEARVVAVSDGETKFYLEEPHGTQKLYMGNAVPPTKVAYVGDKEQSMWVKEVQGISEQYQRRKGIIIHETSVVVYAQLLTGNRYQLNQNGEVYLEKQWSKQVLPFVYQTVVKDIKAFDSRFSSIKTLGDLFPPGSTAFMLGSPYYGCMGEVQDSHDVISEGRIRVVFNIPCEPQLDTLIQNQHKYSVKYNPAYILASRLGVSGYLVSRFTGSIFIGRGSKKNPHGDHKANVGLNLKFNKKNEEVPGYTKKVGNEWMYSSAVEQLLAEYLERVPELFNYVAKNSQEDICYEDDIWPGEDENGAEKVQEIVAWLKAHPVSALSRSSCDLQILDAAIVEKIEEEIEKCKQRKSNKKVRVTVKPHLLYRPLEQQKGVVPDRDAEYRLFDRVVNVRENFSVPVGLRGTVIGIKGATRETDVLFEVLFDEEFLGGLTIRCSPARGYRLPSSALINLSHGSRSEMGNQKLMAIVKPQPAVNNYNSYASDVSSVCSQKVHLGGLNHSPRSLFVPTQQLNGRQHYNLRAENQGNSNSPQKGSFLSGNQKNKAQSKQDDEFCSIWQSLQSSGKSHHIQQNMHEKGAVLPQEIKLGTGHQFYKPGFNDGSFKCQQRKQEPYKKFKEDSKITRGESQPHNKMSNQQNFAGVNKYNVKLLKRNGSPNMPVIQKAAVDGPCTSGKKDNELESLLASLKISKENEVQTYSKEARSTNEEHLSPQSFAMKGTQMLKEILKIDGSDLQTRNEVKSQVNDVPAPASRQDCHGAAVQYRPTKKMAAYMNKHSPGGPQNTPVMETGGHPFTCAQPPLSTVSELSRICSLLGMSQPDFSFLKTPQTMTVCHIKLSNGLLVHGPQCHSEAEAKEKAALFALQRLGSIGVNFASPPPPPVFPNYQPLGVPVPPGSIPPVFAQPPANMMPPSSHMFGPVSWGTPVPKHYYPGSYPGNVSLAGTIPVGSHNQFIPLQVTKKRAASKKNFELKEFQSSPQAAPLKNEQPVSSDHIQQDSSSAPLKSPQAAQSTVSFQDNVATPSVPHNKSTPNTSSKRKPRKLAVNFGAPKSSE, from the exons ATTCCAGAATTTGACAACTTGTACCTGGACATGAATGGCATTATACACCAGTGTTCACATCCAAATGATGATGATGTCCACTTCAGAATCTCAGAAGATAAGATTTTTGCCAATATTTTTCACTATTTGGAAGTACTATTTCGCATTATTAAACCAAGAAAGGTTTTCTTCATGGCTGTTGATGGAGTAGCTCCAAGAGCAAAAATGAATCAGCAGCGTGGGAGACGTTTTAG ATCAGCAaaagaggcagaggaaaaaataaaaaaggcattGGAAAAGGGAGAAACTCTCCCTACAGAAGCCAGATTTGACTCCAACTGTATTACACCAG GAACTGAATTCATGGCCAGATTGAATGAGcatcttaaatattttgtaaatatgaAGATTTCCACAGACAAATCCTGGCAAGGAATAACCGTCTACTTATCAGGCCACGAG ACTCCAGGGGAAGGTGAGCATAAAATTATGGAGTTCATCAgatcagaaaaagcaaagcccCATCATGATCCAAACACAAGACACTGTCTCTATGGCTTAGATGCTGACTTG ATAATGCTGGGATTAACAAGTCATGAGGCACACTTTGCACTCCTAAGAGAAGAAGTCAGATTTGGTGGTAAAAAGGCTCAAAG AGTATGTGCACCAGAGGAAACTACGTTTCATTTACTGCACTTATCACTGATGAGAGAATATATTGATTATGAATTTTCCCCAGTAAAA gacAAGATTTCTTTTGAATACGATATTGAAAGGATAATAGATGATTGGATCTTAATGGGTTTCCTTGTAGGAAATGATTTTATTCCTCATCTACCTCATTTACACATTAATCATGATGCACTGCCACTACTTTATAGAACATACATGGCTATCTTGCCAGAACTGGGAG GTTACATCAATGAAAATGGACATCTGAATTTAGAACGTTTTGAGAAATATCTCACAAGATTGTCAGAT TTTGATCGTGAGCACTTCAGTGAAGTCTTTGTTGACCTAAAATGGTTTGAAAGTAAAGTGGGCAATAAATACCTCAACGAGGCAGCTGGGATTGCAGCAGAGGAagccagaaaaaataaacagaagaaacaaaag GCTCAGGAAAATTCTATATCTTTGgctgctttagaaaaaaatgaaggtgAAGTCACCCCTAAAA CCACATTGGAAGATGAACCAGAAGATGATGATCTGTTTGAAACTGAGTTTAGGCAATACAAAAGAACTTACTACATGACTAAAATGGGTGTAGAAGTAGTGTCTGA tgcCTTCTTGGCTGATCAAGCTGAATGTTATGTCCAGGCAATACAATGGATTTTGCATTATTATTACCATGGGGTTCAATCATGGAGCTG GTATTACCCTTATCATTATGCACCTTACCTGTCAGATATTCACAACATCAGTGAACTCAAAATCAAATTTGAACTAGGAAAACCTTTCATGCCATTTGAACAGCTTCTTGCTGTACTTCCAGCAGCTAGCAAAGATCTGCTACCCAAATGTTACCAG CACTTGATGACGAGTCAAGACTCTCCTATTATAGAATATTATCCACCTGATTTTAAAACTGACCTAAATGGCAAACAGCAGGAATGGGAAGCTGTGGTATTAATCCCGTTTATTGATGAG AAACGACTACTGCAGGCCATGGAATCCTGTAATAAGGGCCTAAAAGAAGAGGAGAAACGAAGAAACACTCACAGTGCTTGCTTAATGTACTGGTATGACAAAGATGCTGAGTTCCAGTACCTGTCACCATGGCCGGAGAAATTCCCTGCAATAGAAAAATGTCACACGAG GTATAAAACAATACCTTTGGATGCTTGGCATGTAGAAATAACGCACAATAAGATAACTAAAATCAACAAGAATGCATTATATTTTTGTGGATTTCCTACTTTAAAGCACATTAAACATAAG TTCTATCTTAAAAAAAGTGGTGTACAAGTGTTTCAGCAAAGCAGCCATGGAGAGAACATGATGTTAGAAATCATAGTTGATGAGAACTCAAAAGACCAG gtggTAGAAAATGTTGCCAGTTCGATACTGGGAAAGCGAGTTTTTGTTAACTGGCCCCACCTTGAAGAAGCCAGAGTTGTTGCTGTGTCAGATGGAGAAACCAA GTTTTATTTGGAAGAACCACATGGCACACAGAAGCTTTACATGGGAAATGCAGTGCCCCCAACTAAAGTGGCTTATGTTGGAGATAAGGAACAAAGCATGTGGGTAAAAGAAGTTCAAGGCATTTCAGAGCA GTaccagagaaggaaaggaataatTATCCATGAAACATCAGTAGTTGTATATGCTCAGTTACTCACTGGTAATAGATATCAACTAAACCAAAATGGAGAAGTTTATTTGGAGAAGCAGTGGTCTAAACAAGTTCTTCCCTTTGTTTACCAAACAGTTGTCAAG GATATCAAAGCCTTTGACTCTCGTTTTTCAAGCATCAAAACTTTGGGTGATTTGTTTCCTCCTGGAAGTACAGCCTTCATGCTGGGATCTCCTTACTACGGCTGCATGGGAGAA GTTCAGGATTCACACGATGTGATCTCAGAAGGTAGAATCCGGGTAGTTTTTAATATTCCATGTGAACCCCAGCTTGATACTTTAATACAGAACCAGCAT aaatattctgtgaaatacaATCCTGCGTATATTTTGGCCAGCCGTCTTGGAGTAAGTGGATATCTTGTCTCCAGATTTACAGGGAGTATCTTTATTGGAAGAGGATCAAAGAAGAA tccTCATGGTGATCACAAAGCAAATGTGGGGCTGAACCTGAAGTTcaataagaaaaatgaagaagttCCTGGCTATACTAAGAAAGTTGGAAATGAATGGATGTATTCTTCTGCAGTAGAACAACTACTTGCTGAGTATTTAGAAAG ggtGCCTGAACTATTTAATTATGTAGCCAAGAACAGCCAGGAAGATATCTGCTACGAAGATGACATTTGGCCTGGAGAGGATGAGAATGG AGCTGAGAAAGTGCAAGAAATTGTTGCCTGGTTGAAAGCACATCCTGTGTCTGCTTTGTCTCGCTCATCTTGTGACTTGCAAATTTTGGATGCAGCCATTGTTGAGAAAATTGAAGAAGAAATAGAGAAGTGCAAG cAGAGGAAGAGCAACAAGAAGGTGCGAGTAACTGTGAAACCCCATTTGCTGTACAGA CCACTAGAACAGCAGAAGGGGGTTGTTCCAGATCGAGATGCAGAGTACAGGCTGTTTGACCGCGTTGTCAATGTCAGAGAGAACTTCTCTGTCCCTGTTGGTCTGCGAGGCACCGTTATTGGAATTAAAGGAG CTACTAGAGAAACAGATGTGCTCTTTGAAGTTTTGTTTGATGAAGAATTCCTTGGAGGCCTCACTATAAG GTGTTCACCTGCCAGAGGTTATCGCCTGCCCTCAAGTGCCTTAATTAACCTGTCTCATGGTAGTCGGTCGGAAATGGGAAATCAAAAGCTGATGGCCATAGTAAAACCTCAGCCAGCAGTGAATAACTACAACTCATATGCATCTGATGTGTCATCTGTATGCTCACAAAAAGTGCATCTGGGAGGCCTCAACCATTCTCCTCGCTCCCTTTTTGTTCCTACTCAA CAGCTGAATGGAAGACAGCATTACAATCTCAGGGCTGAAAATCAGGGCAATTCTAACTCACCCCAGAAAGGATCATTTCTGAGTGgcaatcagaaaaataaa GCACAGAGTAAGCAAGATGATGAATTCTGCAGTATATGGCAGTCATTGCAGAGTTCTGGGAAGTCTCATCACATTCAACAAAACATGCATGAGAAG GGTGCAGTTCTACCTCAGGAAATCAAACTGGGAACTGGCCATCAGTTTTATAAGCCAGGCTTCAATGACGGCAGCTTTAAATGTcagcaaagaaaacaggagCCTTATAAAAAGT TTAAAGAAGATTCCAAAATTACAAGAGGTGAAAGTCAGCCACATAATAAAATGTCAAACCAACAG aattttgcaGGTGTGAATAAGTACAATGTCAAACTGTTGAAGAGGAATGGAAGTCCCAACATGCCTGTAATTCAGAAGGCTGCAGTTGATGGTCCCTGCACAAGTGGAAAG AAGGACAATGAACTGGAAAGCCTTCTAGCTTCCTTgaaaatttccaaagaaaatgaagtgcaGACTTATTCCAAAGAAGCAAGATCTACAAACGAGGAACATCTGTCGCCACAGTCATTTGCTATG aaaggaacaCAGATGCTCAAAGAGATTTTGAAGATAGATGGCTCAGATCTGCAAACAAGGAATGAAGTGAAATCGCAAGTTAATgatgttcctgctcctgctaGTAGACAGGATTGCCATGGAGCTGCCGTGCAATACagaccaacaaaaaaaatgg CTGCTTATATGAACAAGCATAGCCCTGGAGGACCCCAGAACACACCAGTGATGGAAACTGGAGGTCACCCTTTCACTTGTGCACAACCTCCACTGTCTACTGTTTCTGAGCTTTCTCGTATTTGTTCTCTTCTTGGAATGTCGCAACCAGATTTCTCTTTCCTAAAAACACCACAG ACCATGACAGTTTGCCACATAAAGCTGTCAAATGGTTTATTGGTTCACGGACCGCAGTGTCATTCCGAAGCTGAAGCAAAGGAGAAAGCCGCACTTTTTGCTTTACAGCGCTTG GGTTCTATAGGAGTAAACTTTGCTTCGCCTCCACCTCCACCAGTGTTTCCAAATTACCAACCATTAGGAGTTCCTGTACCACCTGGATCAATTCCTCCAGTATTTGCACAGCCCCCTG CTAATATGATGCCTCCATCATCCCACATGTTTGGTCCAGTGTCCTGGGGAACTCCAGTGCCTAAGCATTATTATCCTGGCTCCTATCCAGGAAATGTGTCTCTTGCAGGAACTATACCAGTTGGTTCTCACAATCAGTTTATACCTCTGCAG gtAACTAAAAAAAGGGCTGCTAGCAAGAAAAACTTTGAACTCAAGGAGTTTCAGAGTTCCCCTCAAGCTGCACCACTAAAGAATGAACAGCCAGTGTCTTCTGACCACATTCAGCAagacagttcttcagctcctttaAAATCTCCTCAAGCTGCTCAATCCACTGTTTCATTTCAAGACAATGTGGCTACTCCAAGTGTTCCTCATAACAAATCAACACCAAACACTTCCAGCAAGCGAAAGCCAAGAAAACTGGCTGTCAATTTTGGCGCACCAAAATCTTCAGAATAA